TGAAGTTATTATCAATAATAATGACTCATTCGTCATACATGGTCTCATCAACAAACAGCCGTAGATCTTCTAGCTTTTGGTAAGCATCAAGCAGGCTTGGGTAAATAGTGTTCCAATTTCGAGACACTAGGTCAGCCAAGATTATTAACAGATGTGCAGATGCCTCATTTTTTGAGGCATCTGTCTTTGTCTGGCACCCTTTTCTCAAATCAGATGAATATGTAAAGGTTTCAAGCTCACGAAATAGTTGTATACTGAAAGAAATGACTAAGATAGTGCTTCGCCGAATACAACTTCTCCTCGCCCCGTAGGGCGTATATTTCTCACACACTATTTTATTTCGCATAACCCTAAAGCCTAAAAGGACTAAGACATGGACTACATTCCGACTACACACAAATTCGTTGCCGTATTGAACAAGAAAATCCCCACTGGTAACTTGATGAACGCACTGGGGCATATTACGGCAGGTTTTGCCGCTTCGTATCCTGAACCAAAAGAAATGCGCTTTGACAACTACGAAGATGCTAACGGCAATACTCATCCAAATATTTCTGACAATCCCTTTATCGTTCTGCAAGCCGACAATTCGAATAAAATTCGTACCTTCCGCCAAGCGCTTACTGACGAAGGTATTCGTTTTGTTGATTTTACGAGCACTATGACTGTCGGTACCTACGCCGAGCAACAAGAAAAGACCAAAACAACACCCGAGGCTGAACTTGAATATTGGGGCATTGTTACTTTTGGTGAGATAGAAAAGATTAATGCTCTGACCAAAAAATTCTCGCTCTGGCGAAGTTAGTAGAAAGTTATTAATCATAGCGAAGGCTCGATAATAATGACATCGCCTTGGTTGTAGACAAATCCAAATTTCTTTAACTTCTGTCCGACAAGAAGAAAGTCTACGACCAAGGGGTGCCAGCTGACAGACCCACCGCCAGCCAAGTAATCATTTCTAACAAAATACGTCCATTTCGGGCGTATTTTTTTATTTCATCGCTCTTTATACCTAAGAAGCATAACTATCTAGTACCCACTTAAGTATGTCTTCCGTTTGGTCAGCTCCAGGAATGCGCTGGGCTAGCTCATCGAAAGCCTCGACATATGATGCCGTCTGAGCCTTTGACAGTCCATCATTACTTTGACCATGAAGATTGCCATTTACATATACAATTTGTTCATTGTCATCATCCGGCATGTCTAAAATTGAGTAAGGGTAATTCATTAACGGATATGGCCCAGCCTCGTATGGCACTACCTGGATAGTAATATGAAGGTTGAGCTGACCGTTTTTTGCGCCAGTTGTATCGTTAGAGCTGCCAGTTGAATGCAAGCTACGCAACCCGTTTATCGCTAGTGCCATAACGCTATATTTTGTCGGGTCAGAATCAGATAATTTCTCACCACCAATTGCTCGGTGCAGAACAGTTTCGTCAAGAATGACATGTAGCTTTGGGCCGTATTGACCCAAAAGGTACGCAGCACGATTCAGTCGGAAATCATCTAGATCTCTGGCTCGTTCAGAGTCTACACCCGGCTTGAGTACTCGCGCCAATGCGTGGGCATATTCAAGTGGCTGCATCACATCGGGTAGGAAGTCTGGTTCGTATATGCGTACCGCGGATGCTTCGGCTTCATGTTTCAAAAAAGAAGTTTCAGCTTTAGAAAATAAATCATCACCCTCTCTCTTGTGTAGGTCTTTAACAAAACGCGTTTTTTCAATTAGCTCCGAAAAGGTCTCGTCTTTTATACCGTACATCTGAAGCATATTACGAGCGTCAGCAACGCCTATGGGGGTTGGACCATTTTCGATACGATGTAGTTTCGACTTAGACCAGTCGAAATATTTCTGTACATCACCCTGTGTTAAACCAGCAGCAGTTCGAAATTCTAAAAATTGGCGTCGAAGCTCCTCTTCGGCTAAGCCAGGATGCGGTGGTTGCGTATCGACCGGATGGGCAGGATTCGCAACTAATTTGTCAAAGGGACTATCGTGGATAGTATTAGCAGACATTATATTCCTCAATAAGTACTCAATAGTATAACCTTAATAACTTATTGCGATCATAACCTAGATATAAATAAGTGTCAAATTAGTAAACTACTTTAGACAAGGTACTTTCTCCACCCCTATAGTAGCTCAATAAACAAGATACTACTTTCTGGATCTCTGCATACTTCTAGCTCCTACAGTCTCTAGCATATAAGATTCTACGATGATAAATAAAACCCAGTTTTTCTAGCTTCCTGGCAACAAGAATAAAGTCTTCGACCAAGGGGTGCCAGCTGAGAGACTTACAGCCATCCAAGAAAAATGACACATGCGCAAGTATCTGTCATTTTTCTTGTTCGTGAGTTGTGCGGGCTCGAATCCCTTGTGACAATGGCATCTTACCGCCTAGTTTAATAACTCCATCTCTTCTACCAGAAGCTGGTATAATATTTCTTATGGAAGAGGCTCGTAATCCGCATAAAATTATCCAGATCGCTACGGTAGGTTATGGCATGTCCAATTCTGATTATGTCGGCGCAGTGGAGCAGCTAATCGTTCTAACTAGCGAAGGCGAGCTTTTCATTAGGGACTTAAGCACGAAAGGCTCGAAGTGGAAGCCTCTCGAAGGCCCAGTCCTAGGAACCAACATCGGTGAACACGCACACGCAGATCAACAACCCCTGAGCTATGGTTAATAATGGCATCAAATGAGCCTACACTTGACCAACAGTATCTTGCAGGCCGCATTCTAGAGGCAGAGATTGAAGGCATTTTAGAAGTTTTACTAAGCAACTACAAAAACGGAACGAATTACCAAAAGGCATTGGCAGCTATTTCCGTAGCCCAATGTGATCTATTTTCCGGGTTTCTAGAATTGCTTCCTAATAACTTCATCTTTAGTCGAGCCATAATTCTTAGATCGATACTCGAAAACTACGGGATGATGATTCACATAAGAGATAGTGACGATAGATCGAAAGCTTTTCTGAGCACTAACATTGAATTCAGCTGGGAATTAAAGAATGCTTATGCCGATATCAATCCAAGAGTTGAAGACAAATTCTGGTCATCGTCATCTATTAAAGACCGAGTGAAGAAAGTTGGCACAGATTCACATTTTATTTATGACTTATTAAGTCAGTTTACGCATGGAAATAACGTCGCTAGTCTATTTACAGCTAACGAGCAGGCTGACAGTATCCACTTTCTGATAATTAACGAGTACTTGAAAACTTTCGTTCAATTTTACTTTGTACTCGTGCATGATC
The Candidatus Saccharimonadales bacterium genome window above contains:
- a CDS encoding helix-turn-helix transcriptional regulator; translated protein: MSANTIHDSPFDKLVANPAHPVDTQPPHPGLAEEELRRQFLEFRTAAGLTQGDVQKYFDWSKSKLHRIENGPTPIGVADARNMLQMYGIKDETFSELIEKTRFVKDLHKREGDDLFSKAETSFLKHEAEASAVRIYEPDFLPDVMQPLEYAHALARVLKPGVDSERARDLDDFRLNRAAYLLGQYGPKLHVILDETVLHRAIGGEKLSDSDPTKYSVMALAINGLRSLHSTGSSNDTTGAKNGQLNLHITIQVVPYEAGPYPLMNYPYSILDMPDDDNEQIVYVNGNLHGQSNDGLSKAQTASYVEAFDELAQRIPGADQTEDILKWVLDSYAS
- a CDS encoding DUF2000 domain-containing protein; the protein is MDYIPTTHKFVAVLNKKIPTGNLMNALGHITAGFAASYPEPKEMRFDNYEDANGNTHPNISDNPFIVLQADNSNKIRTFRQALTDEGIRFVDFTSTMTVGTYAEQQEKTKTTPEAELEYWGIVTFGEIEKINALTKKFSLWRS